The sequence GGTGTACGCTGCGTCGACCTTTCCTTCCAGATTCAGCCGTATTAAATGCTGAACGTTCTTGCTGTCAAAAATTCCCGATCTATCAAGTGAAGCTCCGGACAATCTCTCGGCGATCATTGGCTTCATGCTGCTCTTGATCCATTGGCGGACAGGCGCCCCGAAACCGGTCTTAGGCCGATAGACAACTTCTTTCGGCAGATACCTCTCTCCCACTTTGCGTAATAAGTATTTTGTCACATTTCCTCCCATCTTCAGATGCGGCGGCATCTTGCCGGCGAGGTCGATGAGCTCCATATCTAAGAAAGGTACGCGAATTTCAACGCTCGAAGCCATGCCCATTTTATCGAAGTAATTGAGGTTGTGATCGGGCAAAAATGTCCTCAACTCTAAATAGAGCATTTTGTTGATGTCGTCGGTGGAAGCGGGCAAACTGCGCAGCAGATCCATCCAGTATTCTCTAGGCATTTTCCTCCGCAATAGTTCTGCCCTCTGTTCTTCTCGATATAACGATGTGATGTTTCGGTCATCAAGCCACATGAAATACCCGGCAAGGCGCTCGTCTTTGGTCAAGGAAATGTCGTGGGCAATCTTCTGGATCCGCCTGCCAAGAGGGCTTGAACTGTTCAAGCGTTTGGCGGCCGATTGGATCTGTCGGGCGGCAAAACCAGGGATCATTGCGATGTATTTTTCCAGGTTCAATGCCTGATGCCGGCGATACCCTGTAAAAACGTCATCGCCCCCCGCGCCGCTCAGCAAGACCTTTATCCCCTTTTGTACCGCACCGTCGCAGATGTTATTCACACTGATCGGAGCAGGGTCGGCCTGCGGTTCGTCCAGGTGCCAGATCATCTTGTCAAATTGTGCCAGCATGTCAACATGCGCCGGGATGATTTCGAGTTTTACGCCGAGAGCTTTCGCCACTATTTGTGCATAGTATTCATCGTCAGCAAAACCCTCCTTTTTCATCTCGGGTCCCGTTGCGATCGTGAAACATGTCAGGCTGCTTTGAGGCAGCAACTTCTTGGCCATAGCGACAACCAGGCTTGAATCCAGGCCGCCCGACAAAAAGTATCCCAACGGTACGTCGCTCATGAGTTGCCGCTCGACTGCCTTCTGCAGCGCACTGTCAAGCCGATCAATCCATTCCTTTTCGCTGACGGTATCCTGTTCAACGTGAAACGAAACATCATAATAACGGGTCACCGCAAGGGTGTGCCTGTGCACGTCATAGATCAAATAATGGCCGGGCAGAAGCTTTTTGACGTGCTGGAACGGAGTGACCTCTCCGGGACCGTAGAGAGCCTGCAGGTAATAACTGAGCGCATGAACGTCAAGACTCCTATCAAACCCGGGGATCGCCTTAAAGATCTTCAGTTCCGACGCAAACGCAAAGATATTTTCCCGGTTGTAGTAGTACAGGGGTTTGACGCCAAGCTGATCTCTGGCGATGAAAACCGTTCCGGCATTTTTGTCATAAATCGCAAACGCAAAGATCCCGTTCAGGTGATTGACGAGCGTCCTCCCGTATTCCATGTACCCATAGATCAGGACTTCACTGTCAGAATGAGATCTGAACACATACCCTTTTGAAATCAATTCCTTTTTGATGGCCTGATAATTATAGATCTCTCCGTTGAATATGAGGGCGATCCTGCCATCGCGGGAAAACATCGGCTGATGTCCGTTCGCGCTGGTATCAATGATCGACAACCGTCGATGACCAAGCATCACATCGTTATCAAGGAAATATCCGGAATCGTCGGGGCCGCGATGAGACAGGATGTCTACATGCTTTTCGGTAAAATGGAAATTCCTGCTGACACTGCCTACAATACCGCACATATCGTTCTCTATGTTTTAGGGGTAACGTTGTCTTCCTGATTTTTTCAACTTCCCGCCAATCGCTGTAGGGATGCGGACATAACTGTCCGGACTGCTTCAACGACTTCGTCAGCGGTGATTCCCTCGAGGCACACGGTATTCCCGCATCCCAGCGGCAGAGCCGGATAACAGGGGCTGCAGTGTATTTTCTTCCACAGGATCTTTGAGGCATGAAAGGGCGCTGTCCTTGCGGGATCCGTCGGTCCAAAAATAACTACGGTAGGCGCACCGGCGGCGGCCGCAACGTGCATCATTCCGCTGTCCGATCCCAACGCAACCGTGGCAGCGTGGAAGAGCGCCGCGGTCTGCCTCAATTCAAATTTGCCGGCGACCGATATTGCCCCTCCGGGAATTTTCCCAACGATCTCGTCACACAGTACGGCTTCATCTTTGCCTCCGACAAGAATGACCGTTGCGTTGTTCTCGGATATGAGGCGGTCTGCCGCAAGAGCGAACCCATCGCGATTCCATCTCTTGTGCTTTTCGACCGGACCAGATCCCGGATGGATTATCACTATCGGCCCTCTGCGTTGTACCACTCCGTGTTCCCTGAAAAAGGTCTGAACGAAATCCCGGTCGTCATCGGAAAAATAGACGCTCGGCCTCATTTCCTTCTCTCCCCCAGCTGCTTCAGCAATCCGGCGGTTGCTCAATACTTTATGTTCCGTGACCTCCCGAGGTACGGTTCGGCTGTACAATCTGCTCGCCAGGGTGGAACGCTCTCCCACCCGGCGCGAAGCTCCTGAGATCAAGGCCAGGAAAGGCGATTTTATGGCATCAAGATCTGTCGGAACGATAAACAGATCGAAACGCGATCGGATTATCTTCCAGACAAATTGAATCTTTTGAGCGAGGTTTTGCGGCCTGTTCGGGTCAAAAAAGATCGTGCCGTCGAGGACTGTTTCCCCGCCGAAAATCCGCGCCTCGGTTTCGCTCTTCAGGATCCCGGTAATCGAGCAGCCTGGATACGCTCGCCGCAATCCAGCAATGATGACCGTGGAACAGACGACGTCCCCGATGCCCTGTGTCATAAGTACTGCAATATTTGACGGACGATAAGTTTTCACTTTTTTGGCTCCCGATGAGCTGCGGGCTCAACAGCCGCCCCTCCGCTGACGCACACCGCTGCATCATCTGGGGCGAACGGTAACGCATTCATACACCGCGTATCGGAGCTGCAGGCGAGCATCCCGATGCTATATTTTAAGTTCTCCGTGCTAAGCACTTTGTGATTGCGGTGCAAGGTCGTGCGACAGCCCCGCATCTTCCGCCTTCTTGTGAAACGGCGGAAAAAGATACAGCAAGAGAAAGAGAGGGAGCGTCTTTACGAG is a genomic window of Bacteroidota bacterium containing:
- a CDS encoding glycosyltransferase family 9 protein, with product MTQGIGDVVCSTVIIAGLRRAYPGCSITGILKSETEARIFGGETVLDGTIFFDPNRPQNLAQKIQFVWKIIRSRFDLFIVPTDLDAIKSPFLALISGASRRVGERSTLASRLYSRTVPREVTEHKVLSNRRIAEAAGGEKEMRPSVYFSDDDRDFVQTFFREHGVVQRRGPIVIIHPGSGPVEKHKRWNRDGFALAADRLISENNATVILVGGKDEAVLCDEIVGKIPGGAISVAGKFELRQTAALFHAATVALGSDSGMMHVAAAAGAPTVVIFGPTDPARTAPFHASKILWKKIHCSPCYPALPLGCGNTVCLEGITADEVVEAVRTVMSASLQRLAGS
- the asnB gene encoding asparagine synthase (glutamine-hydrolyzing) — translated: MCGIVGSVSRNFHFTEKHVDILSHRGPDDSGYFLDNDVMLGHRRLSIIDTSANGHQPMFSRDGRIALIFNGEIYNYQAIKKELISKGYVFRSHSDSEVLIYGYMEYGRTLVNHLNGIFAFAIYDKNAGTVFIARDQLGVKPLYYYNRENIFAFASELKIFKAIPGFDRSLDVHALSYYLQALYGPGEVTPFQHVKKLLPGHYLIYDVHRHTLAVTRYYDVSFHVEQDTVSEKEWIDRLDSALQKAVERQLMSDVPLGYFLSGGLDSSLVVAMAKKLLPQSSLTCFTIATGPEMKKEGFADDEYYAQIVAKALGVKLEIIPAHVDMLAQFDKMIWHLDEPQADPAPISVNNICDGAVQKGIKVLLSGAGGDDVFTGYRRHQALNLEKYIAMIPGFAARQIQSAAKRLNSSSPLGRRIQKIAHDISLTKDERLAGYFMWLDDRNITSLYREEQRAELLRRKMPREYWMDLLRSLPASTDDINKMLYLELRTFLPDHNLNYFDKMGMASSVEIRVPFLDMELIDLAGKMPPHLKMGGNVTKYLLRKVGERYLPKEVVYRPKTGFGAPVRQWIKSSMKPMIAERLSGASLDRSGIFDSKNVQHLIRLNLEGKVDAAYTIWALLSIDSWMTQFRDT